GTCATCCACGATTGACGGTTCTACAAGGTTAGGCGTGATAATTTCTTCTTTTTCACCACGCATACGATTCGCGAGCCACTGAAAACCTTCAATACATTTCTCACCAAGGCGCTCGACAATCCTTAACCAAGAGATCCCGGTAAGTAGCGTGAAACCTGCGCCCCAAAGAAATAACATGGCAAGAGTGGTACCCAATACATTTAATGTCGGTAAAGATAAACTGGTAATAACATCACCAATCACACCACCGGAAGAGAAATACCAAAGGTCATCAAAATTGATATCAGCTAAAGCACAGCTGGTCAGCATCAATACGATAAGACCCAATAAACGCGTTCCCCACAACATAAAATCAATCGGTTCATCAGCCGAGCGTTTACGTAAGGTAATCCATGCGCCTAGAGTCAATAGAAAGGGAATCGGATAGGCCAGTGAACCAAAAACAAAAAACAGCGTGTCAGCAACCCAGGAGCCTAGTAAGCCACCCGCATTGTGAATATTGCTTCCCCAAGCCGTTTGTGACCAAGAAGGGTCGGCTGGGTTAAAGGTAAATAAGGATACGGCCAATAGAACGGATGCCAGCACTGCCAGTATCAGTCCACACTCTTTTAATCGTTCAACACCATTAAGACGAAAGAACGGTGCTAATTCACCAGTCTTCACAATGGTCTCTACTTTTTTCTTGTTCTCTTTGAACATAAACCAACTTGATTATGACTTGAGCCAATATGGTAAACAATATACTCATATTATGGGCGTGAAAACAGTCCGAGCGGCCGGAGCCGCTCGATTTGTCAAAAGATTTAACCATACCTAGGTCAAAAACCCAATTAGCCAAAGTCAGAATGTGGCAAGAAGTTGCACTTTTTAGAGTGACTTCGCTTAACGAGTTTTGATAACCAGTTGGTTGGTTTGTTTGACTTCTTCCATTACCACATAAGTACGTGTGTCGTTTACCCCAGGCAAACGCAACAGCGTATCCCCTAGCAGCTTACGATACGCCCCCATGTCGGACACCCGTGTCTTTAAAAGATAGTCGAAATCACCGGAAACGAGATGACATTCTTGAATATCATCTAGCTTTTGAACGGCAGTATTAAACTGTTCAAACACATCAGGTGCACCACGGTTCAACGTAATTTCAACAAACACAAGTAGAGAAGCATCCAAATATTGCGGATTCAGTAATGCAGTATAACCTGTGATATAACCTTGACGCTCTAGACGTCGTACACGCTCCAGACACGGTGTAGGAGAAAGGCCTACGCGTTTGGATAACTCTACGTTTGAAATACGACCATCTTTCTGCAACTCATTGAGTATATTGCGATCAATACGGTCTAGATCCTTGGACGGCTTCTTATAGTTGTCTACCATTTTTTATTCCACCTTTTTACTTCCTTGCAAACATATATGCTACAACTTATTAAAATTTAGCATCAAATATAAACAACCAGCAACTATACTAGCGTTAAATTCGTACTAGCACTCTATAAATAGTCATTACAACCATACTTTTACAAGGGGGCAGAATGATCATTGGCGTGCCGAAAGAAATCAAGAACCACGAATACCGAGTCGGGATGGTTCCTGCTAGTGTCAGAGAACTGATCTCTCACGGTCACCAAGTGTATGTAGAAACTCATGCCGGTAACGGCATCGGCATTTCAGACGATGACTACATCGCTGTAGGTGCATCCATTCTACCCAAAGCTGCAGACGTCTATGCGTGCGCAGATATGATTGTAAAGGTTAAAGAACCTCAAGCTATCGAAAGAACTTTACTTAAAGAGGGGCAAATATTATTTACCTATTTGCACCTAGCCCCAGATTTTCCACAAACTGAAGCGCTTATCAAGAGCAAAGCTATCTGTATAGCCTACGAGACTGTAACAGATAATATGGGTCGCCTACCACTATTAGCCCCTATGTCCGAAGTCGCCGGTCGAATGTCCATCCAAGCTGGAGCGCAAATCCTTGAAAAATCCCATGGTGGGCAGGGGTTGCTACTTGGAGGTGTTCCAGGCGTTGCACCAGCCAATGTCCTTATTCTTGGCGGAGGGGTCGTCGGAGCTAATGCCGCGCGAATGGCTGCGGGGCTACGCGCCAATGTTACAATACTCGATCGCCATCTTGACACATTACGGCGGTTAGACCAAGAGTTTCAGGGGCGAATTCAATTACTTTATTCCACAAAAGAGGCAATTGAGCAACAAATACTCGGCGCAGACCTTGTCATTGGAGCGGTTTTAATACCCGGCGCATCTGCCCCCAAACTCGTTACAGCAGATCATATCCGCCAGATGAAGCAAGGGGCAGCGGTTGTTGATGTAGCAATTGACCAAGGTGGGTGTTTTGCAACCTCCCATGCAACTACGCACGACAACCCAACATTTATCGTTGATGATGTTGTCCATTACTGCGTAGCAAACATGCCCGGAGCAGTGGCAAAAACATCCACTTATGCGCTAAACAATGCCACTCTCCCCTACATCATAACGTTAGCTAACTTAGGTGTGAAAAAGGCTCTGTTACAAGACGAAGGGTTACGCAATGGTTTAAACGTCTATTTAGGTCATATTACATGCCAAGAAGTCGCTGTCAGTGCCAATTTACCTTATATACCCGCGCTAGAACTGCTCAGTCTCTAAAATCGGCAAGTCGCTCCCTAAAGCATGGATTGCTTTGGGGAACATGACCTACCTTGAATGACGTTTCCTACCTTGAATAAAAAAGTTGCGCGGCGTAGTGGCCCGCGTACAGAATTCGCTAACGGTAACATCGTAGCCGTGTTCTTCGAGAAATAACATACGATCGAGTATTAGCCACCATTCTAATAGGCGGCGAAATCCCCCTTGTACCAAGCTCAATTTTTCCATCAATAGGAATTGTTGCTCACCAATACGTTGATAATGATTCCAATCCACTGACGCGGGCAGGACCCACCCTTTCTGATCACACGCCCATTGGCAAAAATGCGCAAACCCTGAATCGAGCAATGATTTTTTAATACTGGGGACTGTTTCATAATCGCAAAAACCAAGTACATCTTTGCCTAGTGCTTGAAAGCCTAGGCGGTAAACCATTTCCGTTTGGCGATGGCGCCGAACTCTCTCTCCCCCTGTCACCGTTTCTTGTAATGGAATGCGCAATTCATTACGCGACAGAAGCAAGGCACTTTGCTGCGCTGTCAAAGACAAAGGTTGATAGTGTTCAGCCTGAATTAAATGGTAACAACAAGGAGAAAATGAGATCGCCTGACAGCCATTCGCTACAGCATGTTTAAGCATCACTGTATGAAGGTCACCGCAAGCATGCAGAGCAACAACGTGAGAATGAGATGTTAGCAATTGACTGGCTGATGCATCAAACGCATCACCTTGCACAAAATGCATCGGTAAATGCTGCTGATCAGCAAACACCTGTCCTGAATCGCATAACGCTTGCTGATACTCGAAGCTAACCACTGGTGCTTGATAACGAAAAGCCAGCAACCGACCAAGATACCCTTTACCAGAACACCATTCGACCCACGGACCTTTAACACCAGGTTGGCGCTCAATTTCATGAGTAATAGCAAGAATCTGCGCCACTTTTCGCCCAGGAACCCCCGTCAATAAACGGGCCTCATCAGCCAGTGGATGTTGAACGGTTTCCGTCGTCAGTGAAGACTGCTCAAGTAACTGTTGATATGCCATCATATCTGGGAAAAACTGACCTAACTCAGTCATGTGTCGTTTAGGATCATTTTGCATGGCTTCAACGTGTTGGTAATCAAGTGTATTAAGCCAGTCAATCAAAGGGGGGAGACCCTCTTTCCATGCGGTAGGATAGCAAGAACACAGAGACTGTAAAAAAGGTTCAAAACGCCAATAATTTTGATGTCGTAGCAAAAACGCTGTGAGTTGGTTAAAAGTCGCTTTCATACCGCCCCCGAAATGTCAGTGGCGGTATTCTAAGAGTCGAGAAAAAAAACTCAAACTAAATCATTATCGAGTCGGTAAAACGATATCCCTAAACATCTCATTGATTTCCGAGTTCGACTTTAATGTAATGGCTTGCTCTACTACAGGACGAGTTAAATGCGGTGCGAATAATTGCATAAAATCAAACATATAAGAGCGTAGAAACGTACCGCGACGAAAGCCAACACTAGTGGTACTGTCACCAAACATATGCCGCGCATCAATGGCAACGAGATCGCTATCGGCCTCTTGATCAATCGCCATACTGGCGACGACACCAACACCAATCCCCATACGCACATAGGTTTTAATCACATCTGCATCGGTTGCAGTAAAAACAATACGTGGTGTTAATCCTTCACGATGAAATGCAGCATCCAATTCAGACCGACCAATAAAGCCAAACACATAAGTGACCAAAGGGTATGCAGCTAAATCGGAGATAGTCACTTTATCTTTGTTGGCGAGAGGATGGTCTTTAGGTACTACAATTGATCGATTCCATCGATAGCACGGCAACATCACTGCATCTTCGTACAGATGCATCGACTCAGTTGCAATCGCAAAATTCGCCGCACCTTTCGCAACAGCTTCTGACATTTGAGAGGGAGTGCCTTGATGCATGTGAAGAGAAACACGTGGA
This genomic window from Vibrio tritonius contains:
- the lrp gene encoding leucine-responsive transcriptional regulator Lrp, which gives rise to MVDNYKKPSKDLDRIDRNILNELQKDGRISNVELSKRVGLSPTPCLERVRRLERQGYITGYTALLNPQYLDASLLVFVEITLNRGAPDVFEQFNTAVQKLDDIQECHLVSGDFDYLLKTRVSDMGAYRKLLGDTLLRLPGVNDTRTYVVMEEVKQTNQLVIKTR
- the ald gene encoding alanine dehydrogenase, with the protein product MIIGVPKEIKNHEYRVGMVPASVRELISHGHQVYVETHAGNGIGISDDDYIAVGASILPKAADVYACADMIVKVKEPQAIERTLLKEGQILFTYLHLAPDFPQTEALIKSKAICIAYETVTDNMGRLPLLAPMSEVAGRMSIQAGAQILEKSHGGQGLLLGGVPGVAPANVLILGGGVVGANAARMAAGLRANVTILDRHLDTLRRLDQEFQGRIQLLYSTKEAIEQQILGADLVIGAVLIPGASAPKLVTADHIRQMKQGAAVVDVAIDQGGCFATSHATTHDNPTFIVDDVVHYCVANMPGAVAKTSTYALNNATLPYIITLANLGVKKALLQDEGLRNGLNVYLGHITCQEVAVSANLPYIPALELLSL
- a CDS encoding methyltransferase, translated to MKATFNQLTAFLLRHQNYWRFEPFLQSLCSCYPTAWKEGLPPLIDWLNTLDYQHVEAMQNDPKRHMTELGQFFPDMMAYQQLLEQSSLTTETVQHPLADEARLLTGVPGRKVAQILAITHEIERQPGVKGPWVEWCSGKGYLGRLLAFRYQAPVVSFEYQQALCDSGQVFADQQHLPMHFVQGDAFDASASQLLTSHSHVVALHACGDLHTVMLKHAVANGCQAISFSPCCYHLIQAEHYQPLSLTAQQSALLLSRNELRIPLQETVTGGERVRRHRQTEMVYRLGFQALGKDVLGFCDYETVPSIKKSLLDSGFAHFCQWACDQKGWVLPASVDWNHYQRIGEQQFLLMEKLSLVQGGFRRLLEWWLILDRMLFLEEHGYDVTVSEFCTRATTPRNFFIQGRKRHSR
- the cysB gene encoding HTH-type transcriptional regulator CysB produces the protein MKLQQLKYIVEVVNHNLNVSATAESLYTSQPGISKQVRMLEDELGIQIFERSGKHLTQVTRAGDEIIRIATDILSRVESIKSVAGEHTHPQMGSLHIATTHTQARYALPSAIKQFTHQYPRVSLHMHQGTPSQMSEAVAKGAANFAIATESMHLYEDAVMLPCYRWNRSIVVPKDHPLANKDKVTISDLAAYPLVTYVFGFIGRSELDAAFHREGLTPRIVFTATDADVIKTYVRMGIGVGVVASMAIDQEADSDLVAIDARHMFGDSTTSVGFRRGTFLRSYMFDFMQLFAPHLTRPVVEQAITLKSNSEINEMFRDIVLPTR